In Chromobacterium rhizoryzae, one genomic interval encodes:
- a CDS encoding GNAT family N-acetyltransferase: MQAMLKLDIKIRAAQAADLPALIGVDAIAQRDPARRRMLGEAIAAQSCWLAEAEEALGYGILDRSFFQQRFIPLLMVTETARGRGVASALMAEFERRCAGDKLFTSANESNLPMRRLLDKLGFRESGRIDNLDDGDPELVFMKRAARPAG; the protein is encoded by the coding sequence ATGCAAGCCATGCTCAAACTGGATATCAAGATACGAGCCGCGCAAGCGGCGGACCTGCCGGCCCTGATCGGCGTCGACGCCATCGCGCAGCGGGACCCCGCCCGACGCAGGATGCTGGGCGAGGCCATCGCCGCGCAAAGCTGCTGGCTGGCCGAGGCCGAGGAGGCGCTGGGCTACGGCATTCTGGACCGCTCCTTCTTTCAGCAGCGCTTCATCCCGCTGCTGATGGTGACGGAAACCGCCAGAGGCCGCGGCGTGGCCAGCGCCTTGATGGCGGAGTTTGAACGGCGATGCGCGGGCGACAAGCTGTTCACCTCCGCCAATGAATCCAATCTGCCGATGCGGCGCTTGCTGGACAAGCTGGGCTTCCGGGAAAGCGGACGCATCGACAATCTGGACGACGGCGACCCGGAGCTTGTGTTCATGAAGCGGGCTGCGCGCCCAGCCGGTTAA
- a CDS encoding ATP-binding protein, with product MRLEGLSRQIALSMATMAFCVTVLVVVTGFTFYYVAMTYWPVHFETPGWKMTMPEWVWLLSSTVAGLALSVVMGLRLARRILVPLNSVAEGIRRVAQGDLDARAAAGDRSLREAAALADDFNALADQLQRMTKEQAFWNAAIAHELRTPVTVLRGRLQGLAEGVFTPDENQFRRLLAQVESLAHLIEDLRVISLAESGHLDIEMRDTDLAAEVRAVVEVFEDALLAAGLQAVLDLDERPAHCDPVRIRQALLALLDNARRYAQPGLVRVRLRMEDGLCSLRVEDEGPGIPDDFAPHAFEAFRRADAARQSGKGGSGLGLAVVAAIALAHGGEARCSRVGGGSRFELSWPQPAS from the coding sequence ATGAGGCTGGAGGGGCTGAGCCGGCAGATCGCGCTGTCGATGGCGACGATGGCCTTCTGCGTGACGGTGCTGGTGGTGGTGACCGGCTTCACTTTCTACTATGTGGCGATGACTTACTGGCCGGTGCATTTTGAGACGCCGGGCTGGAAGATGACGATGCCGGAGTGGGTGTGGCTGCTGTCCAGCACCGTGGCGGGCCTGGCGCTGTCGGTGGTGATGGGCCTGCGTCTGGCGCGCCGCATCCTGGTGCCGCTCAACTCGGTGGCGGAGGGCATACGCCGCGTGGCTCAGGGCGATCTGGACGCGCGCGCGGCGGCCGGGGACCGTTCGCTGCGCGAGGCGGCGGCGCTGGCCGACGATTTCAACGCGCTGGCGGACCAGTTGCAGCGCATGACCAAGGAGCAGGCGTTCTGGAACGCCGCCATCGCCCATGAGCTGCGCACCCCGGTCACGGTGCTGCGCGGACGGCTGCAAGGGCTGGCGGAAGGGGTGTTCACCCCGGACGAGAACCAGTTCCGCCGGCTGCTGGCCCAGGTGGAGAGCCTGGCGCATCTGATCGAGGATTTGCGCGTGATCAGTCTGGCGGAAAGCGGGCATCTGGACATAGAGATGCGAGACACCGATCTGGCCGCCGAAGTGCGCGCGGTGGTGGAGGTGTTCGAGGACGCCTTGTTGGCGGCCGGCTTGCAGGCTGTGCTGGATCTGGACGAGCGTCCGGCGCATTGCGATCCGGTGCGCATCCGCCAGGCGCTGCTGGCCTTGCTGGACAATGCGCGCCGCTACGCCCAACCCGGCCTGGTGCGGGTGCGGCTGCGCATGGAGGACGGCCTGTGCAGCTTGCGGGTGGAGGACGAGGGGCCGGGCATTCCAGACGATTTCGCGCCGCACGCCTTCGAGGCCTTCCGCCGCGCGGACGCGGCGCGGCAAAGCGGCAAGGGCGGCAGCGGCCTGGGGCTGGCGGTGGTGGCCGCCATCGCGCTGGCTCACGGCGGCGAGGCCCGTTGCAGCCGCGTGGGCGGCGGCAGCCGCTTTGAGCTGAGCTGGCCGCAGCCGGCGTCTTAA
- a CDS encoding response regulator, whose translation MTQTMRPSGGAQDRQALILVAEDEPEIAEILTAYLTRSGMRCAHAADGRQALELHLSLKPDLVLLDVQMPRADGWQVLAEIRHRGDTPVIMLTALDQDIDKLMGLRIGADDYVVKPFNPAEVVARTQAVLRRSMSGARQAEPRVLRAEPFEIDLENHEVAVQAGKQRHVLTLTLTEFKLLAQLARAPRRVFSRAELLAACLPEGDALERTVDSHISKLRKKLEECGVDGVPVGVRGVGYKLWGAE comes from the coding sequence ATGACTCAGACAATGCGACCGTCCGGCGGGGCTCAAGACCGTCAGGCCTTGATCCTCGTCGCTGAAGACGAACCCGAGATCGCGGAGATTCTCACCGCCTATCTGACCCGCAGCGGCATGCGCTGCGCGCACGCGGCGGACGGCCGGCAGGCGCTGGAGCTGCATCTGTCGCTGAAGCCGGATCTGGTCTTGCTGGACGTGCAGATGCCGCGGGCCGACGGCTGGCAGGTGTTGGCGGAAATCCGCCACCGCGGCGACACGCCGGTGATCATGCTGACGGCGCTGGACCAGGACATCGACAAGCTGATGGGCTTGCGCATCGGCGCGGACGACTACGTGGTCAAACCCTTCAATCCCGCCGAGGTGGTGGCGCGCACGCAGGCGGTGCTGCGCCGCTCCATGTCCGGCGCGCGTCAGGCGGAGCCGCGCGTGCTGCGCGCGGAGCCGTTCGAGATCGATCTGGAAAACCACGAAGTGGCGGTGCAGGCCGGCAAGCAGCGCCATGTGCTGACGCTGACGCTGACCGAATTCAAACTGTTGGCGCAACTGGCGCGCGCGCCGCGGCGGGTGTTCAGCCGCGCGGAGCTGCTGGCCGCCTGCCTGCCGGAAGGCGACGCCTTGGAGCGCACCGTGGACAGCCACATCAGCAAGCTGCGCAAGAAGCTGGAGGAGTGCGGCGTGGACGGCGTGCCGGTGGGCGTGCGCGGCGTGGGTTACAAGCTGTGGGGCGCGGAATGA
- a CDS encoding efflux RND transporter periplasmic adaptor subunit: MKSKRASLYGGCCLLAAALLSACGQAETQAPPPAIPVRTLSAAPAPLKLSEDLPGRVAAVRVAEIRPQVSGIVLRRQFEQGTEVRAGQPLFQINPAPFKAEVDTAAAALQRAEAALARARVQTARLKPLVETDAVSRQVYDDAASQRDQAAADVAQARAALARRQLDLKFSRVEAPISGRIDQALVTEGALVGGADGAPMARIQQIDQVYVDVRQPAAALEAVRQSLAAQPDSAGGGLPVSILRDDGAPYGLNGRILFSGVNVDAGTGDVLLRVLVDNPERRLLPGMFVRARVPRASYAAALTVPQQAVVRIGGKTQLWTVDAKNQARLNVVELGELANRQYRIRSGLRAGQKVVVEGMERLADGAVVAASEAAPAAKR, from the coding sequence ATGAAGAGTAAACGAGCCAGCCTCTACGGCGGCTGCTGCCTGCTGGCGGCGGCGCTGCTGAGCGCCTGCGGACAAGCCGAGACCCAAGCGCCGCCGCCGGCGATCCCGGTGCGCACCCTCAGCGCGGCCCCGGCCCCGCTCAAGCTGAGCGAAGACCTGCCCGGCCGCGTGGCCGCGGTGCGGGTGGCGGAAATCCGCCCCCAGGTCAGCGGCATTGTGCTGCGCCGGCAATTTGAGCAAGGCACCGAGGTGCGCGCCGGCCAGCCGCTGTTCCAGATCAACCCGGCGCCGTTCAAGGCGGAAGTGGACACCGCCGCCGCCGCGCTGCAACGCGCCGAGGCCGCGCTGGCGCGCGCGCGGGTGCAAACCGCCCGCCTCAAGCCGCTGGTGGAAACCGACGCCGTCAGCCGCCAGGTTTACGACGACGCCGCGTCCCAGCGCGATCAGGCCGCCGCGGACGTGGCCCAGGCGCGCGCCGCGCTGGCCCGCCGCCAGCTGGACCTGAAATTCTCCCGCGTGGAAGCGCCCATCTCCGGCCGCATCGACCAGGCCCTGGTCACCGAGGGCGCGCTGGTGGGCGGCGCCGACGGCGCCCCGATGGCCCGCATCCAACAGATAGACCAGGTGTACGTGGACGTGCGCCAGCCGGCGGCGGCGCTGGAAGCCGTGCGCCAAAGCCTGGCCGCCCAGCCGGACAGCGCCGGCGGCGGCCTGCCGGTGTCCATCCTGCGCGACGACGGCGCGCCCTACGGCCTCAACGGCCGCATCCTGTTCTCCGGCGTCAACGTGGACGCCGGCACCGGCGACGTGCTCTTGCGCGTACTGGTGGACAACCCCGAGCGGCGGCTGCTGCCCGGCATGTTCGTCCGCGCCCGCGTGCCGCGCGCCAGCTACGCGGCGGCGCTGACCGTGCCGCAGCAGGCCGTGGTGCGCATCGGCGGCAAAACCCAGCTGTGGACCGTGGACGCCAAGAACCAGGCCCGGCTGAACGTGGTGGAGCTGGGCGAACTGGCCAACCGCCAATACCGCATCCGCTCCGGCCTGCGCGCCGGGCAGAAAGTCGTGGTCGAGGGCATGGAACGCCTCGCCGACGGCGCCGTGGTGGCCGCCAGCGAAGCCGCGCCCGCGGCCAAGCGCTGA
- a CDS encoding efflux RND transporter permease subunit — protein sequence MSQFFIRRPVFAWVIALFIILLGVIAIPQLPIARYPSVAPPSVTITASYPGATPQTMSDGVLSLIERELSGVKNLLYFESSADTSGIAQITVTFKPGTDPELAQVDVQNKLKAVEPRLPAPVRQNGVMVESASSGFLMLIGLRSDSGRFDEGALSDYLSRNIAEELRRIEGVGRVQQFGTEQAMRVWVDPAKLITYGLSMSELTAAIAQQNVQIAPGSLGAAPALPGQRVTVPLTVQGQLTAPEEFAAIVLRANANGSKVVLGDVARVEIGSQGYSFVSRENGKPASFAGVQLAPGANAVKTAEAVRARLAELSTSMPAGISYSVPFDTAPFVKISIEKVIHTLLEAMVLVFLVMYLFLQNARYTLIPAIVAPVAMLGTFAVMLATGFSINVLTMFGMVLAIGIIVDDAIVVVENVERLMAEEGLSPRDATSKAMKEITGAIVGITLVLTAVFIPMALSSGSVGVIYQQFSLSMAVAILFSALLALTLTPALCATMLKPIPQGHHEKRGFFGWFNRRFAQLTAWYETRVGRLIGRAGRVMLLFLAISGALAAGFKALPSSFLPEEDQGYFMTSFLLPADATVERTRDVVKTLDDHLATRPALQSSISIIGYGFSGSGPNAALNFAVLKDWKQRGDSSTVEEAMRAQHRLSAATEGAAMSLLPPAIDELGTSSGFSLRLQDRANQGHAALKAAEAQLLELASRSKIVQGVYPDSLPAGTSVRLDIDRQKAEALGVSFNSVSDTLSTAMGSTYVNDFPHAGRMQQVIIQADAPARMQLDNVLKLYVRNASGGMVPLSEVVRPAWSETPLQLVRFQGYPSARLSGGAAPGYSSGAAMAEMERLATQLPPGFALAWTGQSLQERQSAAQAPMLMALSMIVVFLVLAALYESWAIPLSVMLVVPLGLIGAIGAVMLRGMPNDVFFKVGLITVIGLSAKNAILIIEFAKQLHEEGKSLVDAAVQASRLRLRPILMTSLAFGLGVLPLMLATGASAETQNAIGTGVFGGMVTATVLAIFFVPVFFVVVMSAQARIANWRKPRPAAEQKVES from the coding sequence ATGTCTCAATTCTTCATCCGCCGCCCGGTGTTCGCCTGGGTGATCGCCCTGTTCATCATTCTGCTGGGGGTGATCGCCATCCCACAGCTGCCGATCGCGCGTTACCCCTCGGTGGCGCCGCCCTCGGTCACCATCACCGCCAGCTACCCCGGCGCCACGCCGCAGACCATGAGCGACGGCGTGCTCAGCCTGATCGAGCGCGAGCTGTCCGGCGTCAAGAACCTGCTGTATTTCGAATCCTCGGCCGATACCTCCGGCATCGCCCAGATCACCGTCACCTTCAAGCCGGGCACGGACCCGGAGCTGGCCCAGGTGGACGTGCAGAACAAACTCAAGGCGGTGGAGCCGCGGCTGCCCGCCCCGGTGCGCCAGAACGGCGTGATGGTGGAATCCGCCTCCTCCGGCTTCCTGATGCTGATCGGCCTGCGCTCGGACAGCGGCCGCTTCGACGAAGGCGCGCTCAGCGACTACCTGTCGCGCAATATCGCCGAAGAACTGCGCCGCATCGAAGGCGTGGGCCGCGTCCAACAGTTCGGCACGGAACAAGCGATGCGCGTCTGGGTGGACCCGGCCAAACTGATCACCTACGGCCTGTCCATGAGCGAGCTCACCGCCGCCATCGCCCAGCAAAACGTCCAGATCGCCCCCGGCAGCCTGGGCGCCGCGCCCGCCCTGCCCGGCCAGCGCGTCACCGTGCCGCTCACCGTGCAAGGCCAACTGACCGCGCCGGAAGAGTTCGCCGCCATCGTGCTGCGCGCCAACGCCAACGGCTCCAAAGTGGTGCTGGGCGACGTGGCGCGGGTGGAGATAGGCTCCCAGGGCTATAGCTTCGTCAGCCGCGAAAACGGCAAGCCCGCCTCCTTCGCCGGCGTGCAACTGGCGCCGGGCGCCAACGCGGTCAAAACCGCGGAAGCGGTGCGGGCGCGGCTGGCCGAGCTGAGCACCTCCATGCCGGCCGGCATCAGCTACTCCGTGCCCTTCGACACCGCGCCCTTCGTCAAGATCTCCATCGAAAAAGTGATCCACACCCTGCTGGAAGCCATGGTGCTGGTCTTCCTGGTGATGTATCTGTTCCTGCAAAACGCGCGTTACACCCTGATTCCGGCCATCGTCGCCCCGGTGGCCATGCTGGGCACCTTCGCCGTGATGCTGGCCACCGGCTTCTCCATCAATGTGCTGACCATGTTCGGCATGGTGCTGGCCATCGGCATCATCGTGGACGACGCCATCGTGGTGGTGGAAAACGTGGAACGGCTGATGGCGGAAGAAGGCCTGTCCCCGCGGGACGCCACCTCCAAAGCCATGAAGGAAATCACCGGCGCCATCGTCGGCATCACCCTGGTGCTCACCGCCGTCTTCATCCCCATGGCCCTGTCCAGCGGCTCCGTGGGCGTGATCTACCAACAGTTTTCCCTGTCCATGGCCGTGGCCATCCTGTTCTCCGCGCTGCTGGCGCTGACGCTGACCCCGGCGCTGTGCGCCACCATGCTCAAGCCCATCCCGCAGGGACACCATGAAAAGCGCGGCTTCTTCGGCTGGTTCAACCGCCGCTTCGCCCAACTCACCGCCTGGTATGAAACCCGCGTAGGCCGGCTGATAGGCCGCGCCGGCCGCGTGATGCTGCTGTTCCTGGCCATCTCCGGCGCGCTGGCCGCCGGCTTCAAGGCGCTGCCCTCCTCCTTCCTGCCGGAAGAAGACCAGGGCTATTTCATGACCAGCTTTCTCTTGCCCGCGGACGCCACCGTCGAGCGCACCCGCGACGTGGTTAAAACGCTCGATGACCATCTGGCGACGCGCCCTGCGCTCCAGTCCAGCATCTCCATCATCGGCTACGGCTTCTCCGGCTCCGGCCCCAACGCGGCGCTGAACTTCGCCGTGCTCAAAGACTGGAAACAACGCGGCGACAGCAGCACCGTGGAAGAAGCCATGCGCGCCCAACATCGCCTGTCCGCCGCCACGGAAGGCGCGGCGATGAGCCTGCTGCCGCCGGCCATCGACGAACTGGGCACCAGCTCCGGCTTCAGCCTGCGGCTGCAAGACCGCGCCAACCAGGGCCACGCCGCGCTCAAAGCGGCCGAAGCCCAATTGCTGGAACTGGCCTCCCGCAGCAAGATCGTCCAGGGCGTCTACCCGGACAGCCTGCCGGCCGGCACCAGCGTGCGCCTGGACATAGACCGGCAAAAGGCCGAGGCGCTGGGCGTGTCCTTCAACAGCGTCAGCGACACCCTGTCCACCGCCATGGGCTCCACCTACGTCAACGACTTCCCGCACGCCGGCCGCATGCAGCAAGTCATCATCCAGGCCGACGCGCCGGCGCGCATGCAGCTGGACAATGTGCTCAAGCTCTACGTGCGCAACGCCAGCGGCGGCATGGTGCCGCTGTCCGAAGTGGTGCGCCCGGCCTGGTCCGAAACCCCGCTGCAACTGGTGCGCTTCCAGGGCTACCCGTCCGCCCGCCTCTCCGGCGGCGCCGCGCCCGGCTACTCCAGCGGCGCGGCCATGGCCGAGATGGAACGGCTGGCCACACAACTGCCGCCCGGCTTCGCCCTGGCCTGGACCGGCCAATCGCTACAGGAACGCCAATCCGCGGCCCAGGCCCCCATGCTGATGGCGCTGTCCATGATCGTGGTGTTCCTGGTGCTGGCCGCGCTGTACGAAAGCTGGGCCATCCCGCTGTCCGTGATGCTGGTGGTGCCGCTGGGCCTGATCGGCGCCATCGGCGCGGTCATGCTGCGCGGCATGCCCAACGACGTGTTCTTCAAAGTGGGCCTGATCACCGTGATTGGCCTGTCCGCCAAGAACGCCATCCTGATCATCGAGTTCGCCAAACAACTGCATGAAGAAGGCAAGAGCCTGGTGGACGCCGCGGTGCAAGCCTCCCGGCTGCGGCTGCGCCCCATCCTGATGACCTCGCTGGCCTTCGGCCTGGGCGTGCTGCCGCTGATGCTGGCCACCGGCGCCAGCGCCGAAACCCAGAACGCCATCGGCACCGGCGTGTTCGGCGGCATGGTCACCGCCACCGTGCTGGCCATCTTCTTCGTACCCGTATTCTTCGTGGTCGTGATGAGCGCGCAAGCGCGCATCGCCAACTGGCGCAAGCCGCGTCCGGCCGCGGAACAGAAAGTTGAATCATGA
- a CDS encoding efflux transporter outer membrane subunit, with amino-acid sequence MKALLPLALALSVSACSLTQPLRKPEPPVPARYATAAADDANANAADLGWRAMFGDRRLQSLIDLALRNNRDLRLAALNVEAAEAQYGIQRAARLPSVDAGAGLNRQRSPANRETDPFTPAAVQNQYGVNVGVSAFEIDLFGRVRALSDAAFARYLATDHGRRAAQIALVGAVADAYFAERLAREQLALAERTQADWRQSLALARRLKDAQQAGGLDVAQAEGQVASADADLEARARAADQARNALRLLLGAEPPEDLPEPLPLDRQPVVTRLAAGLPSELLFRRPDILQAEQQLEAANADIGAARAAFFPRLSLSTSAGFLSPGLRNLFDGGQHVWSFAPQINIPLFQGGRLRAELRLAEVRKSSAVAEYERAIQIAFREVADGLAGRETFSRQIDAQARAVASAERRADLSGQRYRAGVDGRLELLDAQRQLYAAQQGLLDLRRGELSNAIALYKALGGGLTEK; translated from the coding sequence ATGAAAGCGCTCCTCCCTCTGGCCCTGGCCCTAAGCGTCTCCGCCTGCTCGCTGACCCAGCCGCTGCGCAAGCCGGAGCCGCCGGTGCCGGCCCGTTACGCCACGGCGGCCGCGGACGATGCCAACGCCAACGCCGCCGACCTGGGCTGGCGCGCCATGTTCGGCGACCGCCGGCTGCAAAGCCTGATAGACCTGGCGCTGCGCAATAACCGCGACCTGCGCCTGGCCGCTCTCAACGTGGAAGCCGCCGAAGCCCAATACGGCATCCAGCGCGCCGCGCGGCTGCCGTCCGTGGACGCCGGCGCCGGCCTCAACCGCCAGCGCAGCCCGGCCAACCGCGAAACCGATCCGTTCACCCCGGCCGCCGTGCAAAACCAGTACGGCGTCAACGTGGGCGTCAGCGCGTTTGAGATTGACCTGTTCGGCCGCGTGCGCGCGCTGTCCGACGCCGCCTTCGCCCGCTACCTGGCCACCGATCACGGCCGCCGCGCCGCCCAGATCGCCCTGGTGGGCGCGGTGGCGGACGCCTACTTCGCGGAACGGCTGGCGCGCGAACAACTGGCGCTGGCGGAACGCACCCAGGCAGACTGGCGGCAATCGCTGGCGCTGGCGCGCCGGCTCAAGGACGCGCAACAGGCCGGCGGCCTGGACGTGGCCCAGGCCGAAGGCCAAGTGGCCAGCGCCGACGCCGACCTGGAAGCCCGCGCCCGCGCCGCGGACCAGGCGCGCAACGCGCTGCGCCTGCTGCTGGGCGCGGAACCGCCAGAAGACCTGCCCGAGCCGCTGCCGCTGGACCGCCAGCCGGTGGTGACCCGGCTGGCCGCCGGCCTGCCCTCGGAACTGCTGTTCCGCCGCCCGGACATCCTGCAAGCCGAACAACAACTGGAAGCCGCCAACGCCGACATCGGCGCCGCGCGCGCCGCCTTCTTCCCGCGGCTGTCGCTGAGCACCTCCGCCGGCTTCCTCAGCCCCGGCCTGCGCAATCTGTTCGACGGCGGCCAACACGTATGGAGCTTTGCGCCGCAAATCAACATCCCGCTGTTCCAGGGCGGCCGGCTGCGCGCCGAACTGCGGCTGGCGGAAGTGCGCAAATCCAGCGCCGTGGCCGAATACGAACGCGCCATCCAGATCGCCTTCCGCGAAGTGGCCGACGGCCTGGCCGGCCGCGAAACCTTCAGCCGCCAGATAGACGCCCAGGCGCGCGCGGTGGCCAGCGCCGAGCGCCGCGCCGACCTCTCCGGCCAGCGCTACCGCGCCGGCGTGGACGGCCGGCTGGAACTGCTGGACGCCCAACGCCAACTCTACGCCGCCCAACAAGGGCTGCTGGACCTGCGCCGCGGCGAACTGAGCAACGCCATTGCGCTGTACAAGGCGCTGGGCGGCGGCCTCACCGAAAAGTAA
- a CDS encoding GGDEF domain-containing protein, producing MDTNIKLYHPIGRTKMKLLSQLSPRSFRLRLSLLFGGLFLLASLLDTALEPQLNQGLLQDKGEALQATARGIAKSLAAGLSQRRRELALHTQTPVFLSAPLDSPALRGGLEHIRLHNPDYAWLGVIAPDGRIVSASGKAPSPRIEFAAPLHDEAGKLRGALAAQSAWAWVATLIADRLPRGSAGDAPQVFIVNQNNAPLFPPGAPDQADMPAPLSGPGYQQGDWADGETYLYADAAIDDAPGPGWRVIVRQPPPQAFAALSRLRSALTLPGLIITLLLMIVVYRLAAAFSRPLETLARTAQRVSAGDEEADWSLRSGARELQQLAQAMRQMTAALLARRGELAAANAGLEQKVEERTEALSQAKRQLEERAAQLEQMARHDALTGLGNRMAATEWLTAEYQRYHRSRAPYSVLLLDADHFKRVNDNHGHAVGDQVLQQIAAALNGAARATDFTARYGGEEFLLLLPDTDAEGALVLAERVRAAVSAASDTVAGVVTVSIGAATARDDDATHETIVQRADEALYRAKANGRNRVEGAG from the coding sequence GTGGATACAAACATAAAGCTGTACCACCCCATTGGCCGCACCAAGATGAAGCTTCTCTCCCAGCTCTCGCCGCGCAGTTTCCGGCTGCGGCTCAGCCTGCTGTTCGGCGGCCTGTTCCTGCTCGCCTCCCTGCTGGACACCGCGCTGGAGCCGCAACTGAACCAGGGCCTGCTGCAAGACAAGGGCGAAGCCTTGCAGGCCACCGCGCGCGGCATCGCCAAATCCCTGGCCGCCGGCCTCAGCCAAAGGCGTCGAGAACTCGCCCTGCACACCCAAACCCCGGTCTTCCTCAGCGCCCCGCTGGACAGCCCGGCGCTGCGCGGCGGCCTGGAACACATCAGGCTGCACAACCCGGACTACGCCTGGCTGGGCGTGATCGCGCCGGACGGCCGCATCGTCTCCGCCAGCGGCAAGGCGCCGTCTCCCCGCATTGAATTCGCCGCCCCGCTGCATGACGAAGCCGGCAAGCTGCGCGGCGCGCTGGCCGCCCAAAGCGCCTGGGCCTGGGTGGCGACGCTGATCGCCGACCGCCTGCCGCGCGGCAGCGCCGGGGACGCGCCCCAAGTCTTCATCGTCAACCAGAACAACGCCCCGCTGTTCCCGCCCGGCGCGCCGGACCAGGCGGACATGCCCGCGCCGCTGAGCGGCCCCGGCTACCAACAAGGCGACTGGGCGGATGGCGAAACCTACCTCTACGCCGACGCCGCGATAGACGACGCCCCCGGCCCCGGCTGGCGCGTCATCGTCCGCCAGCCGCCGCCGCAAGCCTTCGCCGCCCTCAGCCGGCTGCGCTCCGCGCTGACCCTGCCCGGCTTGATCATCACCCTGCTGCTGATGATCGTGGTCTACCGGCTGGCCGCCGCCTTCAGCCGCCCGCTGGAAACCCTGGCCCGCACCGCCCAGCGCGTCAGCGCCGGCGACGAAGAAGCGGACTGGAGCTTGCGCAGCGGCGCCCGCGAACTGCAACAACTGGCCCAGGCCATGCGGCAGATGACCGCCGCCCTGCTGGCGCGCCGCGGCGAGCTGGCCGCCGCCAACGCCGGCCTGGAACAAAAAGTGGAGGAACGCACGGAAGCGCTGAGCCAAGCCAAACGCCAATTGGAGGAAAGAGCGGCGCAACTGGAGCAGATGGCGCGCCACGACGCGCTGACCGGCCTGGGCAACCGCATGGCCGCCACGGAATGGCTGACGGCGGAATACCAGCGCTATCACCGCAGCCGCGCGCCCTACTCCGTGCTGCTGCTGGACGCCGACCACTTCAAACGCGTCAACGACAACCACGGCCACGCGGTGGGCGACCAGGTGCTGCAACAGATCGCCGCCGCCCTGAACGGCGCGGCCCGCGCCACGGACTTCACCGCCCGCTACGGCGGCGAGGAGTTTCTGCTTCTGCTGCCGGACACCGACGCCGAAGGCGCGCTGGTGCTGGCCGAACGGGTGCGCGCCGCGGTGTCCGCCGCCTCCGACACCGTGGCCGGCGTCGTCACCGTCAGCATAGGCGCGGCCACCGCGCGCGACGACGACGCCACCCACGAAACCATCGTCCAGCGTGCGGACGAGGCCTTGTATCGGGCCAAGGCGAATGGGCGGAATCGGGTGGAGGGGGCGGGGTGA